The Camelina sativa cultivar DH55 chromosome 18, Cs, whole genome shotgun sequence DNA window TGTGCATCGAAATTGCATCAGAACAGACTTCGGTTTATTCAATTCAATTCCTCTAGGACCTCTATACCTGATGAGCCTACCTCCCCCATCAAATGCAAATTCCATGACAGAAACTTTTCAGAATTAAAACTGTATTGAAGAAAAGCCTGATGACTCAATGGACTTGATCATTGTTGTACAGCAAAAGTTAGGCTGATGTTCTGTGGTTTTAAATAAAGAACACTTCAGTAACAGAAAGCTTGAAGCCGTCGCAAGTAACTTGTATGCAGTATATTGATTTTAGCCCCAATGATTTAGATAATTTAATTGCACTCAACACATACTACTAGGTACTAAACAGTTACTATTAATTATGGCATATAATATTCagtaaatttgaaaaacaacgtttaatttaaaagtactaatatatataaacattactCTTTCTTGGAGGTTTGAAAAATACAATAGTGCTTCAATTTGAAACATAAAGACtactttaacaaaacaaaaaaaaagaaaaaaaaaaagactacaaACGAAAAATTACAGCTTCCAGCCTTCCAGGACTCATAGTCATAGTGATGACATTGACAACTTGGTAACAATTTCACTACTCTTTCTTGTAGGTTTGAGATTTTCGTCGATCATGAAACATGAGCATTTGGAAAAGTGAAAACATGAGACTTTCaggtttaatttaaaattactatATATGTCTATAAACATTACTCTTTCTTGCAGGTTTGAGATTTTGGTCGAGGTCTACTACGTCCACGATTAGTAAGACGTAAACGAAGAGGAAAAATCGTCCGGAATGCTTTCCTCCTACGTTCTTCCTACAACATTGTATATCAAATAATGAAACATGAGCATTTGGTTAAATATGAgactttgatttatttatttatttatcccAGTCCCTACTGCTGAATCTAGAAGCacactttcttttttctcaatgttTTAGGGCCTTTGTAGCAACAAAACAGAGTCAGTAGACCACTTTCATGCTTTCTATTTCACATTTGGGGACCACCAACTGTTTTATGAGAAAATCGCATCTATCtgttgaaaatatttagttttcacTAAGAAAAACTTGCCTGTCGGAGCCAATGCCCTCGATCGTACTCGACTGACTTAGTTTGCTTCTTCAGCTTACGTCTCATCTCGTGTACCTACAACATTGTATATGAATGAAACATGAGCTTTTGGAAACATgggactttttttctttctttcgttaCTCTCTGTCTCTACGACTGAATCAAGAAGCACACTTTCTTCTTTCAATTACTGTTTTAGGGCCTTTTAGCAACAAATCTTCAGTTAACATTAAGAAAAACTTGCTTCTCGCCAAGCCTGTGGATCGTACTCGGCCGAATGAACCTTCTCCCTAGGTTGAAAGTATTAGAGCAAGCCACAAAGCCCAATAGTATGATCCATTACTAGTCTTAAAGCCCATGTAACTAGGGTTTCCCAAGTGAGataagtttcatatatatatgtgtaatgaCTCTAAGAAATGTAACCTTGAGAGTTGTATTGAgacaactcttcttcttcccatttatgaaatataaatctACAATCACTTTGTTTTTGAAGACAACCTAAagcttctctcattctctttgttctttacaTTTGAATAAAGCTCCAATGAGCTATTGTATTTTCAGTTTTAGATTTCTCTTTCAATAAGCTCTTTAAGAGCATTATCTATCTTGTTTGAGAttgctttcatggtatcagagccatggatGGATTCATGGATCTCTACTCATCTCCTTCCTTACACATCTCAAATTGTGTCACTATCAAGCTCACTGAGCAAAACTACATAATCTGGAAATCACAATTTGAGTCCTTTCTGCGAACACAAGCTTTACTAGGCTTCGTCAATGGCGCCTGCAAACCACCACGTGCGACAATCCCTATCCGCAACAAAGCTAATGATGAGACTGAAGAAGTCATCAATCCAGACTTTGAGAGCTGGTCAAGATCTGACCAAGTTGTCAAAGCTTGGTTGCTTGGATCCATGAGTGAAAATGTCCTGCGGATGGTAGTAGGAGCCACAACCGCTCAAGAAGTATGGGAAACTCTCATTTCTCACTTCAACCGGACCTCCTCCTCTAGATTGTTCGAGCTGCAAAGACGTCTGCAAAACGCTGAGAAGCTAGACAACAACATGTCAGACTATCTCAGGAGTATCAAAGACATTTGCGACCAACTTGCCTCTATTGGAGACCCTGTAAGTGAGAAAATGAAGATCTTTGCTGCCTTGAGAGGTTTAAGCCGTGAGTACGAACCAATCATCACAGTCATTGAAGACTCCATGGATCGCAGTCCTGAACCTACTTATGAGAATGTTATCTCTCGCTTAACTGGCTACGATGATCGTCTTCAAGGATACTCAACTTCCTCAGAGGTATCACCTCACCTTGCATTCAACACTGCAAGATCTTCGAGCTACCAGAACAGGGGTCGTGGTAACAGAGGCAGAGGACGTGGAAACTACTCAACCAGAGGACGCGGCTTTCACCAACAGTTCATGTCCAACACAACCTCTCGAAACAGTGAGTTGCCAATATGTCAGATTTGCAACAAAAAGGGTCACAATGCTATTGACTGTTGGTTCCGCTTTGATGAAGAGTATCAACAAAAACCTACTCCCATAGCTGCTGCTTTCTCTGCCCTACACATGACCGATGTCACTGACGATGGTGGTTGGTACCCTGATTCAGGAGCAACGGCTCACATCACCAATAACACTCAGCGACTTCAGAAAGCTCAACCCTATCACGGTAACGACACTGTGATGGCCAGTGACGGTAATTTCCTTCCCATCACTCATATCGGATCAGCTAATCTACCATCAACGTCAGGTAATCTAAATTTAAAGGATGTGTTAGTTTGTCCTGACATAGCGAAATCTCTATTGTCAGTCTCAAAGTTATGTAAAGATTATCCTTGTGCTGTTACATTCGATTCTGATGATGTTGTGATTAAGGACAAGGAAACTTACAAGCTTCTgacaaagggaaaggaaaatgATGGTCTCTATAAGCTGGAGGATCAAAAGTACAAGCTGTTCTATTCAACGAGACAAATTAAGACATCTGATGAAGTTTGGCATCGAAGATTAGGACATCCTAATGCTCAAGTCCTCCAACTTTTATCTACTAATAAGGCGATTCAGATAAATAAAAGTACCAGCAAGATGTGTGAGTCATGTCGGCTAGGGAAGAGTTCAAAGTTGCCAtttacttcctctgtttttcatgCTTCTAGACCTTTAGAGAGAGTTCACTGTGATCTCTGGGGTCCCTCTCCTGTTTCCTCTGTTCAAGGATTCAGGTTCTATGTAGTCTTTATAGACAATTTCTCAAGACATTGTTGGTTCTATCCCCTAAAGAGAAAGTCTGATTTCTGCTCCATATTCATCAAGTACAAGCTTCTAGTAGAAAATctcttacaaaacaaaattggtaCCTTTCAATCAGATGGTGGAGGCGAGTTCATAAGTCAAAATTTTTTAACAGTCTTACAAGATTCTGGCATTCAACACTATATCTCTTGTCCTCACACACCAGAGCAGAACGGCTTGGCTGAAAGGAAGCATCGGCAACTAACTGAAATGGCACTCACTCTCTTATTTCAGAGCAAGACGCCTCAGAGTCATTGGGTGGAGGCTTACTTCACTGCTAACTTCCTCTGTAATCTATTACCAACAACCTCTCTTGACACCAACAAAAGTCCTTTTGAGGTTTTAAATGGTAAAGCTCCTGAGTACTCAGCTCTTCGAACATTCGGATGTGCTTGCTACCCTACTCTCCGCTCTTATGctcaaaataaatttgatcCTCGCTCTCTCAAATGCATCTTCCTTGGCTATACAGAAAAGTACAAAGGTTACAGATGCTTTTATCCCCCCACTGGTCGTGTCTACTTGAGCAGGCATGTGCTCTTTGATGAAAGCTCATTCCCTTTTGTTGACACATATGCTTCATCACAAAAGTTTGTTCCCACACCACTCTATACCGCTTGGCTCAAAGGATCTCCTGTCGAGTCTTCTGCTCAAACCATGCCTGCAACTGCTTATACGGTTTTCAGTGATGATGAGACTCCCGCGCTCACTGCTGATTCTGTGGTTCCAATCCCACTTCCTCCAGCTGAAATTCATGTTTCGTCAAACGATTCTGATAACCCTGCAATACCGGTTCCAGTTTCTGATACCCTTGCAAGTTCTGACATCGTTTTTCCGGTTGAAACTGCATCCCCTGTTTCTTTGgttgttgatgatgaggaaTGTACTGGGTGTACGGCAAGCTTAGACCTTGTTCCTATAGGCAACAACATTCTCTCATCACCAATTCAACCATTTACAACAGATTCTGCAGTCTCAAATGAACAACCAACTGACTCTGCTCACCCTATGATCACACGTTCAAAGGCAGGTATCagcaaaccaaatcaaaggTATGCGCTTCTTTCTCATAAAGTATCCTATCCGATGCCTAGAACAGTAACTGAAGCTCTACAAGATGAGAGATGGACGGATGCTATGGGTGAGGAAATGAGCAACTGTAAAGTAACAGGTACATGGTCTCTTGTTCCTCATACACCCGATATGCATGTGTTAGGCTCCAAATGGGTATTTCGTGTCAAGCTTCATGCTGATGGTAGTCTCGACAAATTTAAAGCTCGATTAGTAGCACAAGGCTATAATCAAGAAGAGGGCATCGATTACCTCGAGACCTATAGCCCAGTGGTCCGTACTCCGACCGTTCGAGCAGTTCTCCATGTAGCCACTATTTTGAACTGGGAACTCAAACAAATGGATGTTCGAAATGCATTCCTTCACGGAGACCTTACTGAGACAGTTTATATGAGACAACCAGCAGGTTTCATTGACAAAGATCATCCTGATCATGTCTGCTTATTACACAAATCACTGTATGGGCTCAAACAAGCTCCCAGAGCTTGGTTTGATAAATTTAGCAGCTTCTTGCTTGAGTTTGGGTTCTTCTGCAGCATTCCAGATCCTTCCCTCTTCatatgcattaagaacaatgaTGTCATCTTTCTGCTCCTGTACGTTGACGATATGGTAATCACGGGGAACCCTTCTGCTCTCCTTACAAGCCTTCTCGACGAACTCAACAAACAGTTTCGCATGAAAGATTTGGGTCCACTGCACTATTTTCTCGGGATTCAGGCTCATTTTCACCCTGATGGTCTGTTTCTTTCTCAACAAAAGTATGCTGAGGATCTTCTCCTCACAGCAGCAATGTCTACCTGTTCTCCTGTTGCAACTCCTCTACCGCAACAACTAAGCAAAGCCCCAAATCAGCACAAGCTTTTTGAAAATCCAAAGTACTTCCGAAGTCTTGCTGGGAAGCTTCAATACCTGACTCTCACAAGACCTGATATACAGTTCTCGGTTAACTATGTGTGTCAAAAAATGCATGCCCCCACTGTCTCTGATTTTCACCTCCTCAAACGCATCCTTCGCTACATAAGAGGCACCACCACAATGGGTATATCTCTCAGCAACAAGACAAACTGCAAGTTGAGAGCTTACAGTGACAGTGATTACAGTGGCTGTCCAAGCAGCAGTCGATCCACAGGTGGTTTTTGTACTTTTCTCGGCAACAACCTCATCTCATGGTCTTCCCGCAAACAACCCACTGTCTCCAAAAGCTCGACAGAGGCAGAATACAGAGCCATGTCTGAAGCTACATCTGAGATCACTTGGCTTGTGAATTTGCTTAGAAGCCTTGGCGTCCCTCAGTTTTCCACACCAGAGTTGTTTTGTGACAATCTTTCTGCCGTCTACTTGACCGCCAATCCAAGCTTTCATTCTCGTACCAAACATTTTGCTACTCACTATCACTATGTTCGAGAGCAAGTGGCTTTTGGAAATCTAATTGTCAATCACATACCTGCTGAATACCAGCTCGCTGATATCTTCACAAAATCGCTTCCGCCACACGCCTTTGACCATCTCCGAACCAAACTTGGTGTCGTTGTTCCACCTACTCCAAGTTTGCGGGGGAGTATCAACACCAGAGCCTCAAACGACAGCGTTCTGCATTCAGACTCAAACAAATTGAAGCCCAGCTCAAACCCATCAGCACCCAAGCCCATGTCACATAAACGGAAACCTGCAACAACAGAAACAACAGAACAGAGTCTTACACAACCTGCAACAATTACAACAAGTGATAAAAGTAAGACTCTTACACAACCTGCAACAAGAGACAAACGGANTTTGGCCATCTCCGAACCAAACTTGGTGTCATTGTTCCACCTACTCCAAGTTTGCGGGGGAGTATCAACACCAGAGCCTCAAACGACAGCGTTCTGCATTCAGACTCAAACAAATTGAAGCCCAGCTCAAACCCATCAGCACCCAAGCCCATGTCACATAAACGGAAACCTGCAACAACAGAAACAACAGAACAGAGTCTTACACAACCTGCAACAATTACAACAAGTGATAAAAGTAAGACTCTTACACAACCTGCAACAAGAGACAAACGGAATACTAAAGACACGGAGCTGATCACGCAAAACAGGTTCCAGCTCCTTGAATCATGCGACACAGACCATAGGTGAAAGAAAAGACAATCGAATATTCCAGACACTAGGTTAAGCCAGGTTAAGCCGTTTTGTATCACTATAAAAGAGAAAGACCCTTGTAACAAGAAGATGATCGATTGggaaaacagaaataaaacacctttcaaatattctttcatggtatcagagcaatacGGTTCATGGGTTTGCCGGTTCTACTAGTTCCAAAGTCAGACCAGCAGTGACGTTTTCTAATCGTCTCGTCTATTGCTAGGGATCCATCAAGGTCACGAGCTAAGAGGAAGTCAACTAAGAGAAGATAATGATTTCTTCAACCGTTGAAGCTTAAAGCAAAAACAGAACATGGAGCTTGAGAAAGGGGAAGAAACGGTTTAGAGTTATAGGCTTGGAATTTTGCTGGTTGTCGTTTCTATGGTGGTTTGTGCTGGCTAGTTTAGATTATAAGATTGAACTCATGAAGTTAGAATGCAAACAGATGGGTTTATGGCTGaatttttttctggtttgttgAGAGCACACAATGTGTTTGTTAAAATGTCAAAGAGAAAGACATTGGTTTTATGCAAATTGTGGTTGGTAAATGGATGAGAAGCAGATAGCAAGTAGGATTTAAGTAGTTGTGGAAGCgaattcttctttttcataGACGGCTTAGGAGAGTTAAACGAGGTAAAGAAAACCCGAACTCTTTGTGAGACAAATAATAGGTCAAAAGAACCTGAAAAGTTCTCACACTACTGACTGGTTTTATGGTGAAGAGATGCTGCTATCTACATCACAACAATCTTGCTTCGACGACGCATTCTCATGTCAAAGCCATTGCATTTGCGGTTTCAAACTTGTCATGTTGCTTTCACACCACGCCAAGTTTGCGGGGGAGTATTAGAGCAAGCCACAAAGCCCAATAGTATGATCCATTACTAGTCTTAAAGCCCATGTAACTAGGGTTTCCCAAGTGAGataagtttcatatatatatgtgtaacgACTCTAAGAAATGTAACCTTGAGAGTTGTATTGAgacaactcttcttcttcccatttatgaaatataaatctACAATCACTTTGTTTTTGAAGACAACCTAAagcttctctcattctctttgttctttacaTTTGAATAAAGCTCCAATGAGCTATTGTATTTTCAGTTTTAGATTTCTCTTTCAATAAGCTCTTTAAGAGCATTATCTATCTTGTTTGAGATTGCTTTCAGAAAATACCCAATAACACGACCCTGCTGCTTGACGACGAGAGTGGAAACAGTTAAACAGGTTAATGCTCAAATGGTTAGACAATGAAATTATGATACAAGGAGACAGAGAGAGGGATACTTACTCGTCGCGTATGTTCTTTACTTGAGAGATGCGTCCTGAAATCATCAAGGCTTTCGTAATAACAGAAGCACATTTTGCAACAAAATACTGAGTTAGATTCACTTTCACTTTTACTGAACTTGTGAAAAACGTGGCTTCCTGCCATTGAACGAACGTGTACTCTGGTCTCTGAAACTGTGCAAAAAATTTCACTTTTACCGCAATTACGAAGGTGTTTTCTTGCCTCTGAAAGAGTGGAAAAACTTTCACTTGTACTGCACTTGTGAGGAACGTGTTTTCTTGCCTCTGCAACTGTGGAAAAACTTTCACTTGTACTGCACTTGTCAAGAACGTGTTTTCTTGTCTCTGAAACTGTGGAAAAGAAATTATCGTAATTAGTTTAATGGTTATGTCAAACAGTACTGGATGATCGATGAGAGgacagacaaacaaacaaacacctgCAAGTAAGCTTTCCCAGAGCCACTCGGCAGAAGTGAGCAGGGCACACATTTTGAGAGGCCTACATGAATAAGCCAGAAAAAGCTTGTGTTTGTGCACTTGTAGTAGCTTGACAAGACAAATTGAATCGACTGGTTCCAAAGTATCCGTTATGACCATTATAGTAGCCGGAGGAGGATTAGAATCTACCCAAATCTCGATATCTTCATAAATTACAGTGCATGTGTTAGCTGTTTCAACAAAGGAAAGTATTGATCAGTAGGCATAGACgatgaatatttttaaaccGCCCTAAATTCCAAAGATGGATAGCCAAATGGACTAACCGTAACAGGAATGCACAACATTGATTCCAGTGGAAGAGAGCCCTCGCAGGAGGTGATCAGGGATACGGTTTAGGTCGCCAAAGGCAGTGATGGAGACAGGACCAGAGTAGCCAAGATTCTTGAATGCCGCTTCTAAACTCGGCTGGACCCGACGAGCATCATATCCCTTGGGGATCGGACATTGAAACAAGTTCCACCACACCGCTATTTGAGCTGTCGCGTATTCAGGCGTCGCCGGGTAGTCCCTTGCCCACTCCTCTGTTACACAGTCAACTACTGTCTCCGTAGGGTCTATAGCCTCCTGCTTGACAGAGAGTGGAAACAGAGGTAGTTGCTCAAAATAGGTAGTAGACAATGAAACAATTGATATacaagcagagagagagagagagaggatacgTACTTCTCGTTTATGCTTATAACTCGAGAGATGCTTCCTGAAATTTTGAGGGCTTTGGGAATCGAAGTTGCAAGATTTGCAGTAAAGCGTGACAGATGATAACTCGCCCGTGTCACTGCACTTCTCCTGAACAAGTGTTGGGCTTCTGTTCTCACCATCCGCGTACCATAGTAATTTTTCCCAAAACCACTCTCTACAAGTACTCAGGAATGTCAAAAACCCATACTCGATTGAATAAACCAGAAAAAGGTTGTATAGCGTTCGTTGTTGTAGCCGGGCCAGATCCCAAGCGAAGACAGTGTGCACCTGATTGGATATGATCATCATTGAAGCCGGAGCAGGATTTTG harbors:
- the LOC104763641 gene encoding uncharacterized protein LOC104763641; protein product: MVEWRGQNPAPASMMIISNQVHTVFAWDLARLQQRTLYNLFLVYSIEYGFLTFLSTCREWFWEKLLWYADGENRSPTLVQEKCSDTGELSSVTLYCKSCNFDSQSPQNFRKHLSSYKHKREEAIDPTETVVDCVTEEWARDYPATPEYATAQIAVWWNLFQCPIPKGYDARRVQPSLEAAFKNLGYSGPVSITAFGDLNRIPDHLLRGLSSTGINVVHSCYANTCTVIYEDIEIWVDSNPPPATIMVITDTLEPVDSISFSGLFM